In the genome of Dickeya fangzhongdai, one region contains:
- a CDS encoding DUF3772 domain-containing protein, whose protein sequence is MRKGLLGIYGWMLLVALFAFSSVSMAATDPAPDGQEETADKVNVDTELLKLQKQLDGIKQQVSGTTTDAKLNVLNDTTLELVANADKLAGILTPMRAQLQAQLDVLGPAPQPQAAVNETAEVTRKRATLNQQKQKLDAQASQVQAIKTGAENLSTQILALRRNALKNQLALNSGSILGSRFWSPIIKPMQEDIERLSDLKDDLSEAFIAAWQPGWRYGSAFFLLLAAALSTAGRKLLEKYLARAGIHLLPEGRLRRSFLAIAVVFSTVLTMGLAVLLVDYVFTRHGDVTDRTEGFMESLVRLVVFCSMISGLGRAFLSNKRPSWRLPAIANPVARAMEPFSIIATGFIVVFGVIEQINTVSGISVGVTIVGNGLSSLFLALTSGAIALRSDQIRRRMVEAGETPEARSTLSGLIHLAVLLTTLAVLVSLLIGYISLARFLTYELVWVGMVLSLLYLSTTFVEDVCESLFSPAFASGRQIKRTLNLDDRHLDQAAAILSAGLKVLLILMAVVALLNGTFGSTTPVDLVQKAVEIWGGKGLESISIVPAHLVNAVVLLVIGIYSLRVSRRWLEHEFFPKTTLEAGIKASLVTLYSNIGYILIILLTLATLGIEWSKLAWIVSALSVGIGFGLQEIVKNFISGLILLTERPVKVGDLVNISGVEGDIRRINVRATEIQLGDRSTVIVPNSQFISQNVRNITMGNPQGVATLALTFPLDIDPDVVKNILLDAYYAHEKILETPAPSVMFSQLTPNGMVLSVTGYVGSPRMVASAKSDLLFDIIKRLRTENIPLAVPQKMVLESNVDVAALQADALPRQ, encoded by the coding sequence ATGCGTAAAGGGCTACTCGGAATTTACGGTTGGATGCTGCTGGTGGCGCTGTTTGCCTTCAGTTCGGTAAGTATGGCCGCGACGGATCCTGCGCCGGATGGGCAGGAGGAAACCGCGGACAAGGTGAATGTGGATACCGAACTGCTAAAGCTGCAGAAACAGCTTGATGGCATCAAACAACAGGTGTCCGGCACCACCACTGACGCCAAACTTAATGTATTGAACGATACCACGCTGGAACTGGTCGCCAATGCGGATAAACTCGCCGGCATCCTGACGCCGATGCGTGCGCAATTGCAGGCGCAACTGGACGTTCTGGGGCCGGCGCCGCAGCCGCAGGCCGCCGTGAACGAAACCGCCGAGGTCACGCGTAAGCGCGCCACGCTTAACCAGCAGAAACAGAAACTGGATGCGCAGGCCAGTCAGGTGCAGGCGATAAAAACCGGGGCGGAGAACCTGTCGACGCAGATTCTGGCGCTGCGCCGGAATGCGCTGAAAAATCAACTGGCGCTCAACTCCGGCAGTATTCTTGGCAGCCGCTTTTGGTCACCCATTATCAAGCCGATGCAGGAAGACATCGAGCGGTTATCCGATTTGAAGGATGACCTGAGCGAGGCGTTTATTGCCGCCTGGCAACCCGGATGGCGTTACGGGTCGGCGTTTTTTCTGCTGCTGGCGGCGGCGCTGAGTACGGCGGGGCGAAAGCTACTGGAGAAATATCTGGCGCGGGCGGGCATTCATTTGCTGCCGGAAGGTCGTTTGAGACGCAGTTTTCTGGCTATCGCGGTGGTGTTTTCCACTGTGCTGACGATGGGGTTGGCGGTCCTGCTGGTGGATTATGTTTTCACTCGTCATGGCGATGTGACCGATCGTACCGAGGGATTCATGGAAAGCCTGGTCCGGCTGGTGGTGTTCTGTTCGATGATTTCCGGGCTTGGGCGGGCTTTTCTTTCCAATAAACGTCCGTCGTGGCGCCTGCCGGCGATTGCCAACCCGGTGGCGCGGGCGATGGAACCTTTCTCGATTATCGCCACCGGCTTTATCGTTGTTTTTGGGGTAATTGAGCAGATCAATACTGTCAGCGGCATTTCGGTGGGGGTGACGATAGTCGGCAACGGCCTGTCGTCGCTATTTCTGGCGCTGACATCCGGGGCGATAGCTCTGCGCAGCGATCAGATTCGCCGGCGTATGGTGGAAGCCGGCGAAACGCCTGAAGCGCGCTCAACCCTGTCGGGATTGATTCATCTGGCCGTACTGTTGACCACGCTGGCGGTGCTGGTGTCGCTGCTGATTGGCTATATCTCGCTGGCGCGTTTCCTGACGTATGAACTGGTGTGGGTCGGCATGGTGCTATCCCTGCTGTACCTGTCGACCACTTTTGTGGAAGACGTGTGTGAAAGCCTGTTTTCCCCGGCTTTTGCCAGCGGACGGCAGATCAAACGAACGTTGAATCTGGATGATCGTCATCTGGATCAGGCTGCGGCTATTTTGTCCGCCGGGTTGAAAGTGCTGTTGATTCTGATGGCCGTGGTAGCATTGCTGAATGGCACGTTTGGTTCGACCACGCCGGTTGATCTGGTGCAGAAAGCGGTGGAGATCTGGGGTGGGAAGGGTCTGGAATCCATCAGTATCGTCCCCGCCCATTTGGTTAATGCCGTGGTTCTGCTAGTTATCGGCATTTACAGCCTGCGCGTATCCCGCCGCTGGCTGGAGCACGAATTCTTTCCGAAAACTACGCTGGAAGCCGGTATCAAGGCCTCTCTGGTGACGTTGTATTCCAATATTGGTTACATCCTGATTATTCTGCTGACGCTGGCGACGCTGGGTATCGAGTGGAGCAAGCTGGCGTGGATTGTCAGCGCCCTGTCGGTCGGGATTGGTTTTGGTTTACAGGAGATCGTGAAGAACTTTATTTCCGGGCTGATTCTGCTGACTGAACGGCCAGTCAAAGTGGGCGATCTGGTTAACATCAGTGGTGTTGAGGGCGATATCCGGCGCATCAATGTGCGCGCTACGGAAATTCAGTTGGGGGACCGTTCTACGGTGATCGTGCCCAACTCCCAGTTTATTTCACAGAATGTGCGCAACATTACTATGGGTAATCCGCAGGGGGTGGCGACACTGGCGCTGACCTTCCCATTGGATATTGATCCGGATGTGGTTAAAAACATTCTGCTGGATGCCTACTACGCGCATGAAAAAATTCTGGAAACCCCGGCGCCGTCGGTGATGTTCAGCCAACTGACCCCAAATGGCATGGTGCTCAGCGTGACCGGGTATGTAGGCAGCCCGCGCATGGTGGCGTCGGCCAAAAGCGATCTGTTGTTCGATATCATCAAACGCCTGAGAACAGAGAATATTCCGTTGGCGGTGCCGCAGAAAATGGTGCTGGAAAGCAATGTAGATGTTGCTGCGTTGCAGGCGGATGCGTTGCCCAGACAGTAA
- a CDS encoding D-amino-acid transaminase, producing the protein MQRSVYVDGQYLPESQATISVFDRGFLFADAVYEVTSVINSGLVDLDAHLVRLQRSCRELSLSLPVSIDDLKTIHQQLIERNHLQEGSIYLQLSRGNGGDRDFYFPSAEVRPTLVLFTQDRPLINHPKADTGLSVVTCPDIRWHRRDIKTVSLLAACMAKEYAHAHQADDALLVENGFVTEGTSCNCYIVLENNTVVTRPLSHDILHGITRQSLLKLAEQQQIAVEERPFTPEEAWQAREIFITSATSFVLPVVKIDGRQVGDGKPGPVTRCLRDIYIEMAHAQTR; encoded by the coding sequence ATGCAGCGCAGTGTTTATGTTGATGGTCAGTACCTGCCGGAATCTCAAGCCACCATTTCGGTGTTCGATCGCGGTTTTCTGTTTGCCGACGCCGTCTATGAGGTGACGTCCGTCATCAATAGCGGGTTGGTCGATCTGGATGCGCATCTGGTGCGGCTGCAACGTTCCTGTCGCGAGCTATCCTTATCTCTGCCGGTGTCGATCGATGACCTTAAAACCATCCACCAGCAACTGATTGAACGAAACCACCTGCAGGAAGGCTCGATTTACCTTCAGCTCAGCCGCGGCAACGGCGGCGATCGCGATTTCTACTTTCCATCGGCCGAGGTCAGACCGACGCTGGTCCTGTTCACCCAGGATCGTCCGCTCATCAATCATCCTAAAGCCGACACCGGGTTGTCCGTAGTCACCTGCCCGGATATCCGCTGGCATCGCCGCGATATCAAAACGGTCAGCCTGCTGGCCGCCTGTATGGCGAAAGAGTACGCCCACGCCCATCAGGCAGACGATGCGCTGTTAGTCGAAAACGGTTTTGTCACCGAAGGCACCTCCTGCAACTGCTATATCGTGCTGGAAAACAATACCGTCGTTACCCGTCCGCTGAGCCACGACATCCTGCACGGCATTACCCGTCAGTCCCTGCTGAAACTGGCCGAGCAACAGCAGATTGCTGTAGAAGAACGCCCGTTCACACCGGAAGAAGCCTGGCAGGCGCGGGAGATCTTCATCACTTCCGCTACCTCATTTGTCTTGCCGGTCGTGAAAATCGACGGTCGTCAGGTAGGTGACGGCAAGCCAGGTCCGGTCACACGCTGCCTGCGCGACATCTACATCGAGATGGCCCACGCGCAGACACGTTAA
- a CDS encoding LysR family transcriptional regulator: MQSEKFAEFLSVFVDVARENSFSGAGRRRGRTPSSIGRQIDALEAHLDTPLFLRSTRHLTLTDAGEALLIRARQILDSLADAQQELASMKGAVTGILRVACYPTFGKRYVLPVMAQLTQQHPDLRLELDLTERLADPVAERLDLVIRIGDMADSTLIGSRIGTQTRVLCASPAYLAKAGVPATPEEMSTHRLIDKLHGSDLLNWASVLGQPVRAAGFPPMFGCDDFDAMRLAAVAGIGIAWLPDWVVGPDIKAGLLTQLFPALCLQPQASTGIYALRALRNPPARVTVFLDALRAYIGQPNTWSLTDSVGICAE, encoded by the coding sequence ATGCAGTCAGAGAAATTCGCCGAGTTCCTGAGCGTTTTTGTTGATGTCGCGCGCGAGAACAGTTTTTCTGGAGCCGGTCGTCGTCGTGGACGCACCCCTTCCTCGATCGGCCGCCAGATTGATGCGCTTGAGGCGCATCTTGATACGCCGTTGTTTCTGCGCTCAACCCGACATCTTACGCTGACGGATGCCGGCGAAGCGTTGCTGATCCGGGCAAGACAAATACTGGATTCACTGGCGGACGCACAGCAGGAGCTGGCCTCGATGAAAGGCGCCGTTACGGGCATTTTGCGGGTGGCGTGCTATCCGACATTCGGCAAACGCTACGTACTTCCCGTCATGGCGCAACTGACGCAGCAGCATCCTGATTTAAGGCTGGAACTGGATTTGACGGAACGGCTGGCAGACCCGGTTGCTGAGCGGCTGGATCTGGTTATCCGCATCGGTGATATGGCCGACAGCACCCTGATAGGCAGTCGCATCGGTACACAGACCCGGGTGCTGTGCGCCAGCCCGGCGTATCTGGCAAAGGCGGGAGTACCCGCCACGCCAGAGGAGATGTCGACGCATCGCCTGATCGATAAACTTCACGGTTCTGACCTGCTAAACTGGGCCAGTGTGCTGGGGCAGCCGGTACGCGCAGCTGGCTTTCCCCCGATGTTCGGTTGTGATGATTTTGACGCCATGCGACTGGCGGCAGTGGCGGGGATCGGTATCGCCTGGCTACCGGACTGGGTGGTTGGTCCGGATATCAAAGCGGGTCTTCTGACACAGCTGTTCCCGGCGTTGTGCCTGCAACCACAGGCATCGACGGGTATTTACGCATTACGCGCACTGAGAAATCCGCCAGCCCGCGTAACGGTTTTCCTTGATGCGTTGAGGGCCTATATCGGTCAGCCGAATACCTGGTCACTGACTGATTCGGTTGGCATCTGTGCTGAATGA